Genomic window (Ananas comosus cultivar F153 linkage group 1, ASM154086v1, whole genome shotgun sequence):
AAGCTAAAGAGGAGGAGCAgaaaagagcaagagagagagttcgACAGCAGTTAGAAGATGACAAGGTCCCCTTTTTTGGCTTTCCTTCCCTTAGAGTGTGCATTACCTAAGGAAATTTCGCATACAATTTTCGAATCAGGCCAAATGTTGCACCAGTGCTTCTCTAACTCTTTAGGAGGTTTCAATTTACTGCCCAGTTTTTTCAAGTGTTACAATTGGCACCTCATCTTTCGCACATTGTGTCCATGTTAAGATCTGCATGAGTTCATCTTGGCGTGCTGTCGGACAAGAATCTTTTGGCCCATCAAATCGGCTCACACTATTTCACAATGCATATCTGACACACGAAATGTCAGAAGCACCAAGAGCCTCGTGCTGTGAATGTATAATTCATGCAGATAGACAATTTTGCAGGGCCAAATATGCAAAAATttcaaccaaaaagaaaagtGTATCTCGCCTTTCATCAACGATATTTAGAATTATTTGCACATATAGACGTCATTCGGTTAATTTGAATATAGGCAGAAAGAAAGAGGAAGCTTGGCGTACCATACGAAGATTTGGGAGCTTCAAAACCCGCAACACCTCGTGTGGAAGAACAGGTGTAATCTAatgtctcaaaaaaaaaaacaaacatttcGAAAACTTTCGTATTATGTAATTCAAtctaaaagttatttttttgtaatttgattGCAATGTGCAGAGACAGTCGCCTAGACAGTTGCCTGCTAAGCGTGTTACAAAGGCCGAACTGAGAGATTGTCTtcgaaatttaaaaagaaattacaagGTAAATCTTTGCCAATAATACTAACATTATTAGAATCAAGAAGGAAAAAGAACTTGTCAATTGCTCGAGttatcttaatttttcttatacATTCTTGTCAATATTACTTCTTTTTTACCTTATTAACTTAGAACTAGAATCTGCTTTGCATACTGGTTCCCTGCATTAATTGTGCTGCTAAATGCACGAGTAATCTCTGAACTTTTGACAAAATTGCAATTTGAACTCGAATTTTCCTAATTCTTGGCATGTTTAATCCCTATATTTGAAGAGATCACAAAAATTCGTCGAGACTACATGGTCACACCCACTTTTTCTTTACTCTTTTCAATTGAATATTATCGTAGATATTTTTGCATGGCATTTCGTACCGTGACTACTATCTACGTTATCAGGACGACAATGCTAGAGTCAAGAGAGCCTTCGAAACGCTTCTCAAAATCATCGGAAACATTGTGAATTCTCCCGATGAGGAGAAGTTCAGAAGACTTCGACTGAGCAATCCGAAGTTTCACGTGAGCTTTCCGAATCAGAATTATCTGAACCTGCTGCTTGTTTCATGTTTTCTGATTGCTGTTCTTTTCTGCTCTGAAAAGGAAAGAGTTGGGTGTTTGAAAGGAGGTGTAGAGTTTCTCGAGCTATGCGGCTTCGAATGGATCGACGGCGACAGATACTTGTTTCTGCCGAGGGCGAAAGTCGACATGGAAGCTCTAAGATCTGCAGGATTGGAGCTTCATTCAGCTTTAACCAATCCATTCTTTGGACTTCTGTCAGTGGATGGTTACTAATTCATCTGCAGATCAACTACTCTCCACCTCTGAAGTTTCTCATGAATATGGCTTTCCCTGCATGAGTAAATGTAACACAATTACATCCACAAATGCAACTCTAATGTATCTAACTTTTAGCAACTCAAACTTATTATTAGTTGTTTGCTTAAATGTTGGTGCCTAATATGAGTAGAgatactatgctatcggaagtatagaggatctgacACTTTCGACTTTTTAACCCTTAAATCagtccctttaatcatttctaatatttggattaatactattaccttgTAGGGACTATTCAACCTTAGGAGTACTATTCAACACTAGGTGGGACCGCAATCATTccaaccgtacaattcttgatccaaaaatcaaaaaa
Coding sequences:
- the LOC109718628 gene encoding UBX domain-containing protein 1-like isoform X1, translating into MAVPEVDKVMLRQLELMGFPTARATRALHSSGNCSIEAAVNWVIEHENDPDIDQIPLVPKEIKIESGNSLLISEEVKLKAHKLREQASQKKLDKNRSEREKEKEITQSAGKLMESKRVEDDSERKRMRALLKAKEEEQKRARERVRQQLEDDKAERKRKLGVPYEDLGASKPATPRVEEQRQSPRQLPAKRVTKAELRDCLRNLKRNYKDDNARVKRAFETLLKIIGNIVNSPDEEKFRRLRLSNPKFHSWVFERRCRVSRAMRLRMDRRRQILVSAEGESRHGSSKICRIGASFSFNQSILWTSVSGWLLIHLQINYSPPLKFLMNMAFPA
- the LOC109718628 gene encoding UBX domain-containing protein 1-like isoform X3, which gives rise to MAVPEVDKVMLRQLELMGFPTARATRALHSSGNCSIEAAVNWVIEHENDPDIDQIPLVPKEIKIESGNSLLISEEVKLKAHKLREQASQKKLDKNRSEREKEKEITQSAGKLMESKRVEDDSERKRMRALLKAKEEEQKRARERVRQQLEDDKAERKRKLGVPYEDLGASKPATPRVEEQRQSPRQLPAKRVTKAELRDCLRNLKRNYKDDNARVKRAFETLLKIIGNIVNSPDEEKFRRLRLSNPKFHERVGCLKGGVEFLELCGFEWIDGDRYLFLPRAKVDMEALRSAGLELHSALTNPFFGLLSVDGY
- the LOC109718628 gene encoding trichohyalin-like isoform X4 — translated: MKMIRISIRFRWEQASQKKLDKNRSEREKEKEITQSAGKLMESKRVEDDSERKRMRALLKAKEEEQKRARERVRQQLEDDKAERKRKLGVPYEDLGASKPATPRVEEQRQSPRQLPAKRVTKAELRDCLRNLKRNYKDDNARVKRAFETLLKIIGNIVNSPDEEKFRRLRLSNPKFHSWVFERRCRVSRAMRLRMDRRRQILVSAEGESRHGSSKICRIGASFSFNQSILWTSVSGWLLIHLQINYSPPLKFLMNMAFPA
- the LOC109718628 gene encoding UBX domain-containing protein 1-like isoform X2, with the protein product MAVPEVDKVMLRQLELMGFPTARATRALHSSGNCSIEAAVNWVIEHENDPDIDQIPLVPKEIKIESGNSLLISEEVKLKAHKEQASQKKLDKNRSEREKEKEITQSAGKLMESKRVEDDSERKRMRALLKAKEEEQKRARERVRQQLEDDKAERKRKLGVPYEDLGASKPATPRVEEQRQSPRQLPAKRVTKAELRDCLRNLKRNYKDDNARVKRAFETLLKIIGNIVNSPDEEKFRRLRLSNPKFHSWVFERRCRVSRAMRLRMDRRRQILVSAEGESRHGSSKICRIGASFSFNQSILWTSVSGWLLIHLQINYSPPLKFLMNMAFPA